A single window of Mangifera indica cultivar Alphonso chromosome 18, CATAS_Mindica_2.1, whole genome shotgun sequence DNA harbors:
- the LOC123201843 gene encoding cytochrome P450 CYP72A219-like — protein MILPLKSFHFIIISSKIMGMLPKFYLSCNEMIEKRKASISNKEYGELDVCPDITALTSDVISRATFGSSYEEGRKIFQLLNEQINLLTQVLPFFHIPGWRFLPFKENRKLKNNHNEFRELIKDIIRKREETLKIGKENNDDLLGLLVESNHREIEEHGNKQNGMSLEEVIEECKLFYFAGQESTQSLIVWAMVSLCMHPNWQERAREEVFEVFSNKVPQFDELNHLKEVNKILHETLRLYPPALLLARTIIKESKLGELIIPTGVQLSIPIILVHHDEDHWGADAKEFNPDRFSHGVSQASKNDQISFFPFGWGPRICIGQNFALLEAKLALAMILQNFSFQLSPTYIHAPTRNLTLKPQYGAPIILSKI, from the exons ATGATATTGCCTCTCAAGTCGTTCCATTTCATCATCATATCATCAAAAATTATG GGTATGTTACCTAAATTCTATTTGAGTTGTAATGAGATGATAGAAAAACGGAAGGCTTCCATCTCAAACAAAGAATATGGTGAGTTAGATGTTTGCCCTGACATTACAGCTTTAACATCAGATGTGATTTCTCGGGCAACATTTGGCAGTAGCTatgaagaaggaagaaaaatatttcaactCCTTAATGAACAAATTAATCTTCTCACACAAGTTTTGCCCTTCTTTCACATACCAGGATGGAG gtttttaccctttaaagaaaatagaaaattgaaaaataatcataatgaatttcgaGAACTAATAAAAGATATCATAAGAAAAAGAGAGGAGACCCTGAagattggaaaagaaaataacgATGATTTATTGGGTTTATTAGTGGAATCAAACCACAGAGAAATTGAAGAGCATGGGAATAAACAAAATGGGATGAGCCTTGAAGAGGTGATTGAAGAGTGCAAACTCTTTTATTTTGCTGGTCAGGAGTCTACTCAATCATTGATTGTATGGGCAATGGTTTCATTATGTATGCATCCGAATTGGCAAGAACGTGCAAGAGAAGAAGTTTTTGAAGTTTTCAGTAACAAAGTGCCACAATTTGATGAGTTGAACCATTTGAAAGAa GTAAATAAAATACTTCATGAGACCCTTAGGTTGTATCCACCAGCACTTCTCTTAGCTAGAACAATTATTAAAGAGTCCAAATTGGGAGAACTCATAATACCTACTGGAGTTCAACTTTCAATTCCAATCATTCTAGTTCATCATGATGAAGATCATTGGGGAGCTGATGCAAAAGAGTTCAATCCTGATAGATTTTCTCACGGAGTTTCCCAAGCATCAAAGAATGATCAAATCTCATTCTTCCCATTTGGTTGGGGTCCAAGAATATGCATCGGACAAAATTTCGCATTGCTAGAAGCAAAACTAGCCTTGGCAATGATTCTGCAAAATTTCTCATTTCAACTTTCTCCAACTTATATTCATGCTCCCACTCGTAATTTAACTCTAAAACCTCAATATGGTGCCCCAATTATCTTAAGCAAAATTTAG
- the LOC123201678 gene encoding cytochrome P450 CYP72A219-like, whose protein sequence is MEITVAFVAFSMAFATILWCVWTVVNSIWLRPKKLEKLIRRQGFSGNSYKLFHGDMKEMSMMRVEARAKPLKLSHDISSRILPYFHHAINKYGKKSFIWMGPKPTLNISDPKLIREILSKWETFQKLKSNPLARLVATGMVAYEGEQWVKARKIATPAFHLDKLKDMLSKMHLSCSDMTKKWKALVSEKDSCELDVWPHIQTLTADVISRTAFGSSYEDGRKIFELFGQQIKLFTQVMQFVYIPGWRFLPTTTNRKMKSNHNQIRALIKGIIKKKEEALKAGKASVDDDLLGILVASNHREMEEQGNQRSGMSIEEVIEECKLFYLAGQETTASWLVWTIVLLCMHQDWQERARKEVFEVFGDKEPQFAELNQLKEISKILYEALRLYSPASLLIRICQKETKLGEFTIPAGVLLSLPIILIHHEEEYWGEDVKEFNPDRFSQGVSKAAKNGQVSFFPFGWGPRICIGQNFAWLEAKLTLAMILRNFSFHLSPTYVHAPNLGITVQPQHGAHIILHKI, encoded by the exons ATGGAGATTACAGTGGCATTCGTTGCCTTCTCAATGGCTTTTGCCACCATTTTGTGGTGTGTATGGACAGTGGTGAATTCCATTTGGTTGAGGCCGAAGAAGCTAGAAAAGTTGATAAGACGTCAAGGATTCTCAGGAAACTCGTACAAGCTATTTCATGGAGACATGAAGGAGATGTCGATGATGAGAGTTGAAGCCAGAGCCAAACCTCTCAAACTCTCCCATGATATTTCTTCCAGAATTTTGCCCTACTTCCACCATGCCATCAACAAATATG GAAAGAAGTCATTCATATGGATGGGACCAAAACCAACCCTAAACATCAGTGATCCCAAATTGATAAGGGAAATTTTATCCAAGTGGGAaacttttcaaaaactcaaaagtaaTCCATTAGCCAGGTTGGTTGCTACTGGGATGGTTGCGTACGAGGGTGAACAATGGGTTAAAGCCAGAAAGATTGCCACTCCAGCATTCCATCTCGACAAGTTGAAG GATATGTTATCGAAGATGCATTTGAGTTGCAGTGACATGACGAAGAAATGGAAGGCTTTAGTCTCAGAGAAAGACTCGTGCGAGTTGGACGTGTGGCCTCACATTCAAACTTTGACAGCAGATGTTATTTCTCGGACAGCTTTTGGTAGCAGCTATGAAGatggaagaaaaatatttgaactcTTTGGCCAACAGATTAAGCTTTTTACTCAAGTTATGCAGTTTGTCTACATCCCCGGATGGCG GTTCCTCCCTACTACAACAAACAGGAAAATGAAAAGCAATCACAATCAAATTAGAGCACTGATAAAAGGGATCAttaagaaaaaggaagaagccTTGAAAGCAGGCAAAGCTAGCGTTGATGATGATTTATTGGGAATATTAGTGGCATCAAATCACAGAGAAATGGAAGAGCAAGGGAATCAAAGAAGCGGAATGAGTATTGAAGAGGTGATTGAAGAATGCAAACTATTCTATCTTGCTGGTCAAGAGACTACTGCATCTTGGCTTGTATGGACAATTGTTTTGTTATGCATGCATCAAGATTGGCAAGAACGAGCAAGAAAAGAAGTTTTCGAAGTTTTCGGGGACAAAGAACCGCAATTTGCTGAGCTAAATCAATTGAAAGAA ATAAGCAAAATTCTATATGAAGCATTAAGGTTATATTCACCAGCATCTTTACTAATAAGGATATGTCAAAAAGAGACCAAATTGGGGGAATTCACTATCCCAGCTGGGGTTTTACTTTCATTGCCAATAATTCTGATTCATCATGAGGAAGAATATTGGGGAGAAGATGTAAAAGAGTTCAACCCAGATAGATTTTCTCAAGGAGTTTCAAAGGCAGCAAAAAATGGTCAAGTTTCATTCTTCCCATTCGGTTGGGGACCTAGAATATGCATTGGGCAGAACTTTGCATGGTTAGAAGCAAAACTAACTTTAGCAATGATTCTGCGAAATTTCTCCTTTCATCTTTCTCCAACATATGTGCATGCCCCCAATCTAGGCATAACTGTGCAACCACAACATGGAGCTCACATTATTTTGCACAAAATCTAG
- the LOC123201472 gene encoding mitochondrial inner membrane protease subunit 1, with product MRQWTSVGKEALNQISTVARFLCLLHVTDNYLCSPTLAFGPSMLPTLNLTGDVILSEQVSHRLGRVGPGDIVLVQSPVDPAKIITKRILGLEGDRVTFHDPLTGDRFRTVVVPKDHVWIQGDNIYASNDSRYFGPVPYGLIKGKAFFRVWPPHSFGQLGP from the exons atgCGACAATGGACATCGGTAGGCAAAGAAGCCCTAAATCAAATCTCAACGGTGGCCAGATTTCTCTGTTTACTCCATGTCACCGACAACTACCTCTGCTCCCCTACGCTC GCGTTCGGTCCAAGCATGCTCCCGACGTTGAACTTAACTGGAGACGTCATATTATCGGAACAGGTGTCCCACCGCTTGGGACGAGTTGGTCCAGGTGACATCGTGCTCGTCCAATCACCTGTGGATCCGGCAAAGATCATCACCAAGCGCATTCTAGGTCTTGAAGGTGATCGAGTCACTTTCCATGATCCTTTGACTGGTGACAGGTTTCGAACTGTCGTG GTCCCAAAGGATCATGTTTGGATTCAAGGGGATAACATATATGCCTCCAATGATTCTCGATATTTTGGGCCTGTTCCCTATGGTCTAATCAAGGGGAAAGCATTTTTCAGG GTGTGGCCGCCACATAGCTTTGGACAATTGGGGCCTTGA
- the LOC123201391 gene encoding solanesyl diphosphate synthase 1, chloroplastic, which produces MSMTCRNVDFGRSVLDLVACGCSSSVSIDRSWVRSYAKSVSRRSTRHFGAQRLVFCKHNLARCRVYSTKTPETLLNGVSQGPPPVLDLKKEARSPVSLANLFEVVADDLRTLNQNLQSIVGAENPVLMSAAEQIFGAGGKRMRPALVFLVSRATAEMVGLKELTAEHRRLAEIIEMIHTASLIHDDVLDESDMRRGKETVHQLYGTRVAVLAGDFMFAQSSWYLANLENIEVIKLISQVIKDFASGEIKQVSSLFDCDVELEEYLLKSYCKTASLIAASTKGAAIFSGVDGSLSSQMYEYGKNLGLSFQVVDDILDFTQSAEQLGKPAGGDLAKGNLTAPVIFALEKEPKLREIIESEFCEMGSLEEAIELVKTCGGIERAQELAKEKADLAIQNLLSLPRSAFRSGLEEMVLFNLERIN; this is translated from the exons ATGTCAATGACGTGCCGCAATGTTGATTTTGGAAGAAGTGTGCTTGATTTGGTGGCTTGTGGGTGTTCTTCCAGCGTATCCATTGATAGGTCTTGGGTTAGAAGTTATGCAAAGAGTGTTTCTAGGAGAAGTACTAGACACTTTGGTGCCCAAAGATTGGTCTTTTGCAAGCACAACCTTGCTCGGTGTCGTGTTTATTCCACTAAAACACCTGAAACTTTGCTTAATG GAGTGAGTCAAGGTCCTCCACCAGTTCTGGATTTGAAGAAAGAGGCAAGAAGTCCGGTTTCACTGGCAAATTTATTTGAAGTGGTTGCTGATGACCTCCGGACTCTCAATCAAAATCTCCAGTCG ATTGTTGGTGCAGAAAACCCAGTTCTTATGTCTGCAGCTGAGCAAATCTTTGGTGCTGGTGGTAAGCGGATGAGACCGGCTTTGGTGTTCCTAGTGTCGAGAGCAACAGCAGAAATGGTTGGATTGAA AGAACTTACTGCAGAGCACCGTCGATTAGCCGAGATCATTGAGATGATCCATACTGCAAGCTTAATACACGATGATGTATTAGATGAAAGTGACATGAGAAGAG GGAAGGAAACCGTTCACCAACTATATGGCACAAGAGTAGCAGTACTGGCTGGGGACTTCATGTTTGCTCAGTCTTCGTGGTACCTAgcaaatcttgaaaatattgaaGTTATTAAGCTCATCAGTCAG GTTATTAAAGATTTTGCAAGTGGTGAAATAAAGCAAGTGTCTAGTTTGTTTGACTGTGACGTTGAACTCGAAGAGTATCTGCTCAAGAGCTACTGTAAAACAGCCTCCTTAATTGCTGCTAGTACCAAGGGAGCTGCTATTTTTAGTGGGGTTGATGGTAGTTTGTCAAGTCAAATGTATGAATATGGTAAAAATCTCGGTCTGTCCTTCCAAGTAGTTGACGATATATTGGATTTCACTCAGTCAGCAGAACAGCTGGGGAAGCCAGCGGGCGGTGATCTGGCAAAAGGGAACCTGACTGCACCTGTAATTTTTGCTCTAGAGAAAGAGCCAAAACTGAGAGAGATTATTGAATCTGAATTTTGTGAGATGGGTTCTCTTGAAGAAGCCATTGAATTGGTAAAGACCTGTGGAGGCATTGAGAGAGCACAAGAATTAGCAAAAGAGAAGGCTGATCTTGCCATCCAGAATCTGCTGAGTCTTCCTCGAAGTGCCTTTCGATCAGGCCTTGAGGAAATGGTGTTGTTTAATCTCGAACGAATCAATTAG